One Brachyspira pilosicoli P43/6/78 genomic window carries:
- a CDS encoding ATP-binding protein, with protein sequence MEIPSNKTLIPYISEIFIQYLHSHDIKDADAMQIAFEEALTNAIVHGNNNDYSKNVNISFNIKQNMLEISIEDEGSGFNYKAIKINNDDVYRKNGRGILLISLYTDSFHFEDYGRKIVMNKYIS encoded by the coding sequence ATGGAAATACCAAGTAATAAAACATTAATACCATATATATCTGAAATCTTTATTCAGTATTTGCATTCACATGATATAAAAGACGCTGATGCCATGCAAATAGCCTTTGAAGAAGCTTTAACTAATGCTATAGTTCACGGCAACAATAATGATTATAGCAAAAATGTAAATATATCATTTAATATAAAACAAAACATGCTTGAAATCAGCATAGAAGATGAGGGCAGCGGATTCAATTACAAAGCTATAAAAATAAATAATGATGACGTATACCGCAAAAACGGACGAGGCATACTTTTAATATCACTCTACACAGACAGTTTTCACTTTGAAGACTACGGCCGAAAAATAGTAATGAACAAGTACATAAGTTAG